A window of the Streptomyces finlayi genome harbors these coding sequences:
- a CDS encoding metallophosphoesterase family protein, with amino-acid sequence MARAPFRAAVDRLRHRTRSSATPGTLTGTPHPVTRALGLVAVVVLGAWLGLLIVGSVRTPVGPMDTDMTLRPSLSGGTKINVSPLGALELDSHIAPIRLDVDVDRLDPVRSQALVKHPERLSGLQDEVASDVASGTRDLAVRSCVAVVSGATALGLAVYRRPRRALMAGGLALALLAASGVCAYATWNPKSVLEPKFSGLLSSAPSLVGDARSIVTEFDVYQRELARLVTNVTKLYDATSTLPVYRPDPATIRVLHVSDIHLNPAAWHIIGSLVEQYEIDVIIDSGDTMDHGTAAENGFLDPIRDLGAPYVWVRGNHDSKVTQAYLKKLRNAHVLDEGSALDIGGLRIAGTGDPQFTPDRSIPAQGKAAERMTGLRLASALRDQERAGTPVDIAVTHDPNAARETDGTVPLVLAGHVHHRVNQVLKFGTRLKVEGSTGGGGLRAVQNKHPEKVHASVLYLDRSTRRLQAWDEITLGGLGLTTAEVSRHLPEGDPPEATPSPNGFG; translated from the coding sequence ATGGCCCGCGCCCCGTTCCGCGCCGCAGTCGACCGTCTCCGGCACCGCACCCGCTCCTCCGCCACCCCCGGCACGCTCACCGGCACCCCGCACCCCGTCACCCGCGCGCTCGGCCTCGTCGCCGTCGTCGTCCTGGGGGCCTGGCTCGGGCTGCTGATCGTCGGCAGTGTCCGTACGCCGGTGGGGCCCATGGACACGGACATGACCCTGCGCCCGTCCCTCAGCGGCGGCACCAAGATCAACGTGTCCCCGCTCGGCGCCCTGGAGCTGGACTCCCACATCGCGCCGATCCGCCTCGACGTCGATGTCGACCGGCTCGACCCGGTGCGCTCCCAGGCCCTGGTCAAACACCCCGAACGGCTCTCCGGCCTCCAGGACGAGGTCGCGTCCGACGTCGCCTCCGGAACCCGCGACCTGGCCGTCCGCTCCTGCGTGGCCGTCGTCTCCGGCGCCACCGCGCTCGGCCTCGCCGTCTACCGCCGCCCACGCCGCGCCCTCATGGCCGGCGGTCTCGCCCTGGCCCTCCTGGCCGCCTCGGGCGTCTGCGCCTACGCCACCTGGAACCCCAAGTCGGTGCTGGAGCCGAAATTCTCCGGGCTGCTCTCCAGCGCCCCCTCACTGGTCGGCGACGCCCGCTCGATCGTCACCGAGTTCGACGTCTACCAGCGGGAACTGGCCCGCCTCGTCACCAACGTCACCAAGCTGTACGACGCCACGTCCACGCTCCCCGTCTACCGCCCGGACCCCGCCACCATCCGCGTTCTGCACGTCTCCGACATCCATCTCAACCCGGCGGCCTGGCACATCATCGGCTCACTCGTCGAGCAGTACGAGATCGACGTGATCATCGACTCCGGCGACACCATGGACCACGGCACCGCCGCCGAGAACGGCTTCCTGGACCCGATCCGCGATCTCGGCGCGCCCTACGTCTGGGTCCGCGGCAACCACGACTCGAAGGTCACCCAGGCGTATCTGAAGAAGCTGCGCAACGCGCACGTCCTGGACGAGGGCAGTGCACTGGACATCGGCGGGCTGCGGATCGCCGGCACCGGCGACCCCCAGTTCACCCCGGACCGCTCGATCCCCGCCCAGGGGAAGGCCGCCGAACGGATGACGGGCCTCCGGCTGGCCTCCGCCCTGCGCGACCAGGAGCGGGCCGGTACTCCGGTGGACATCGCGGTCACCCATGACCCGAATGCCGCACGCGAGACCGACGGCACCGTCCCGCTCGTCCTGGCGGGCCATGTCCACCATCGGGTGAACCAGGTGCTGAAGTTCGGTACGCGGCTGAAGGTCGAGGGCTCCACGGGCGGCGGAGGTCTGCGCGCCGTGCAGAACAAGCACCCCGAGAAGGTGCACGCCTCGGTGCTCTACCTGGACCGCTCGACCCGCCGCCTCCAGGCCTGGGACGAGATCACGCTGGGCGGACTCGGCCTGACGACGGCCGAGGTCAGCCGCCATCTGCCGGAGGGGGACCCGCCCGAAGCTACGCCCTCGCCCAATGGGTTTGGCTGA
- the crcB gene encoding fluoride efflux transporter CrcB — MSELRPEPGAGGGDVPVVDPDVDLSDPAQRAETAGHAKWKVLGAIAAGGALGALARYAVMVIRPAADGAFPWAVLGVNVTGCALIGVLMVLVAERDGKAHPLVRPFLGVGVLGGFTTFSTYAADVAKLLDRQEALTAMTYAAATLVGSLGAVWAAVVATRALLGVRGGERGA, encoded by the coding sequence GTGAGCGAGCTCCGTCCCGAGCCGGGTGCCGGCGGCGGTGATGTCCCGGTCGTCGACCCGGACGTCGACCTCTCCGATCCCGCGCAACGGGCGGAGACGGCGGGCCACGCGAAGTGGAAGGTGCTCGGGGCCATCGCGGCGGGCGGGGCGCTGGGCGCGCTCGCGCGGTACGCGGTCATGGTGATCCGGCCGGCCGCCGACGGGGCGTTCCCCTGGGCGGTCCTCGGCGTCAACGTGACGGGCTGCGCGCTGATCGGCGTGCTGATGGTGCTGGTGGCCGAGCGGGACGGGAAGGCCCATCCGCTGGTGCGGCCGTTCCTCGGGGTCGGGGTGCTCGGCGGGTTCACGACGTTCTCGACGTACGCGGCCGATGTGGCGAAGCTGCTGGACCGCCAGGAGGCGCTGACCGCAATGACGTACGCGGCGGCGACGCTCGTGGGGTCGCTCGGTGCGGTGTGGGCGGCGGTCGTGGCGACCCGGGCGCTGCTGGGTGTACGCGGAGGTGAGCGGGGAGCGTGA
- a CDS encoding cytochrome c biogenesis CcdA family protein, whose protein sequence is MTADIGYFAAFLGGLLALVSPCSALLLPAFFAYSIDSASRLLARTGIFYAGLATTLVPLGAAGSYAGRLFYGHRDALVLGAGWLIIALGVAQIVGLGFASRRIAALSGRIRPTTAFSVYALGAVYGLAGFCAGPILGSVLTVAAISGSPVYGGLLLAVYALGMAVPLFVLALLWERYELGRRAWLRGRTLRVGRFELHSTTLLSGLFFIGLGTLFLVFDGTTALPGLLDVDDSFAVEQWAQRLGDSVPDAVLLGAVVAAVALVLAVRAWRRAGRQEQEPQEGA, encoded by the coding sequence GTGACGGCTGACATCGGTTACTTCGCGGCCTTCCTCGGCGGGCTGCTGGCGCTCGTCAGCCCGTGCAGCGCCCTGCTCCTGCCCGCCTTCTTCGCCTACTCCATCGACTCCGCCTCCCGGCTCCTGGCCCGCACCGGGATCTTCTACGCCGGACTCGCCACCACGCTCGTCCCTCTGGGCGCCGCGGGCTCGTACGCCGGACGGCTCTTCTACGGCCACCGGGACGCACTGGTCCTCGGCGCCGGCTGGCTGATCATCGCGCTCGGTGTCGCCCAGATCGTCGGCCTGGGCTTCGCCTCCCGGCGGATCGCCGCGCTCAGTGGACGTATCCGCCCCACGACGGCGTTCTCGGTCTACGCCCTCGGCGCGGTCTACGGGCTGGCCGGCTTCTGCGCCGGCCCGATCCTGGGCAGCGTCCTGACCGTGGCGGCCATCAGCGGCAGCCCGGTCTACGGCGGACTGCTGCTCGCCGTGTACGCGCTGGGCATGGCCGTACCGCTGTTCGTGCTGGCACTGCTCTGGGAGCGCTACGAGCTGGGGCGCCGGGCGTGGCTCCGGGGCCGCACCCTGCGCGTGGGCCGCTTCGAGCTGCACAGCACCACGCTGCTCTCCGGGCTCTTCTTCATCGGCCTCGGCACGCTCTTCCTCGTGTTCGACGGGACGACCGCGCTGCCCGGACTGCTGGACGTGGACGATTCGTTCGCCGTGGAGCAGTGGGCCCAGCGCCTCGGCGACAGCGTGCCGGACGCGGTGCTGCTGGGAGCCGTGGTGGCAGCGGTGGCGCTGGTGCTCGCGGTACGGGCGTGGCGCCGCGCGGGCCGGCAGGAGCAGGAGCCCCAGGAGGGGGCCTGA
- a CDS encoding metallopeptidase family protein: MLEMTREEFEELVSQALDRIPPELMRLMDNVAVFVEDEPEAGDSDLLGLYEGTPLTDRGEWYAGVLPDRITIYRGPTLRMCETHESVVAETEITVVHEIAHHFGIDDERLHALGYG, translated from the coding sequence GTGCTGGAGATGACGCGCGAGGAGTTCGAAGAGCTGGTGAGCCAGGCGCTCGACCGGATTCCGCCGGAGTTGATGCGGCTGATGGACAACGTCGCGGTGTTCGTCGAGGACGAACCGGAGGCCGGTGACTCCGACCTGCTCGGCCTCTACGAGGGCACGCCGCTCACCGATCGCGGTGAGTGGTACGCGGGGGTGCTGCCGGACCGGATCACCATCTACCGGGGGCCGACGCTGCGGATGTGCGAGACCCACGAAAGCGTCGTCGCGGAGACCGAGATCACCGTGGTGCACGAGATCGCCCACCACTTCGGCATCGACGACGAGCGGCTGCACGCCCTGGGCTACGGGTGA